GCCTTCGGCAACGGCGCGAGCCTCGGCCGTGCGAATTACTTGTACTTCACCGCCGGGCCGAACGGCGAGGCCGATGGCCTGTTCGGCACCCTGCACTTCGTGGATGAGTGAGGAGAGACGGTGAAGAAGATTATTCTTGCTGTTCTCTTGTTCTTAGCGCCAGCGGTCGCCGCTGGCCAGTCTGTTGAGACGCGTGCACAAACGATCGTGCACCTGCTCGCTTACATAAGCGTGGATTACCCCGAGTTTGTGAAAGGCGGCAAAGTACTCGACGGGGCCGAATACCAGGAACAACTCGAGTTTTCCTCCCAAGTTATCATGTCACTGCAATCGCTTCCCGACGTAGCGGCGACACAAGGACTACTCGCGAAAGCGCAAACCCTCAAGGCGCAAATCGCGGATAAAGCGGCGGGCAAGCAAGTTTCGCGTCTCGCCAATGAACTGCGCTGGGACGTCATTCGCGCGTCCGACATCGCCGTCGTCCCCAAAACCGCGCCCGATCTCTCGCAACCTGCGGCGATTTACACGGCGGATTGCGCGGGTTGTCATGGCGTCGAAGGACGAGGCGATGGTCCGCTCGCTCAAGGTCTCGACCCTGCCCCGTCCAATTTTCACGACCAAGAGCGCATGGCGAGCCGCAGCGTCTATGGCCTCTACAACACGATCAGTCTGGGCGTCGCGGGAACTGCCATGCGCCGATTCGGTGAGCTCTCCGAACACGATCGCTGGGCGCTCGCGTTCTACGTCGCGAGCATCGGCGTTCCCCAGCCGGAAGTAAACGAAGGCAAGCACGCATGGGAAACAGGCGAAGCGCGCGATGCGTTTCCCGATTTGAGCAACCTCGTCACGCTCTCGGCCAATGAAGTCACTGAGCGGTACGGCGAAAACGCGGCCCTCGCACAGGACCATCTCATCGCCGAGCCGCAAGCGCTCGCCGCGACGAAACCATCTCCGCTCGCTTTCTCTCGTGCGAAGCTTGAAGAAGCTCTGGCCGCGTATCGAAGCGGCAACGCGGATCTCGCACGGCAGCTCGCAATCACCGTGTATCTCGAAGGCTTCGAGCTAATCGAAGCGAGTTTGGACAATGTGGATTTCAATCTAAGAGTCGAAATCGAGCGCGAGATGATGCTGCTTCGCAATTCGATCGGAAGCGGCGCGCGTTCGGCAGAAGTCGAAAGCCGGATCGCGCAGCTCGATGAGCTCCTGGCGAGGGCGGAAAAGCGCCTCGGGGCCGGATCGCTTTCGCCCACTACGGCTTTCGTGAGCTCGCTCATCATTCTCTTGCGCGAAGGCGTCGAAGCGATCCTCGTGCTCGCAGCGATCATCGCCTTCGTAGTCAAGACCGGCAGGCGCGACGCATTGCCGTGGGTGCACGCGGGTTGGATCGTGGCGCTCATCCTGGGCGCGTTCACCTGGTTTGCGGCGACTTACCTCATCGACATTTCCGGGGCGAACCGCGAGCTGACCGAAGGCGTCACCGCCCTCGTCGCCGCCGCGATGCTGATCTACGTCGGCTATTGGCTGCACGGGAAATCCTACGCGCAAGCCTGGAGCCGATTCATTCGCCAACAAGTCGGCGCCGCGCTTTCCAAAGGCACGCTCGCTGCAATGGCGCTCGTTTCGTTCCTCGCGGTCTACCGCGAACTTTTCGAGATCGTGCTTTTCTACCAGCCGCTTTGGGTGCAAGCCGCTGCCAGCGGACGCGGCAGTGTCGTTGCTGGAATCGGCGTTGCCGCGATCTTGCTTGCCGCGATCGGCTTCGCGATTTTCAAATACAGCGTGCGTTTACCCATCGGCCGGTTCTTCGCGATAACTTCGCTCTTGATCGCGCTGCTCGCCGTCGTCTTCGCCGGTCACGGAATCGCGGCGCTGCAAGAGGCTGGCGTGATAGACGTCAATCCGGTCCCGTTCGTGTCTCTGCCGCTGCTCGGCATCTATCCGACCGCAAAAAGCCTCGCCGCGCAAGCGTTTGCGCTCGCACTCGT
This sequence is a window from Pseudomonadota bacterium. Protein-coding genes within it:
- a CDS encoding FTR1 family protein, with protein sequence MKKIILAVLLFLAPAVAAGQSVETRAQTIVHLLAYISVDYPEFVKGGKVLDGAEYQEQLEFSSQVIMSLQSLPDVAATQGLLAKAQTLKAQIADKAAGKQVSRLANELRWDVIRASDIAVVPKTAPDLSQPAAIYTADCAGCHGVEGRGDGPLAQGLDPAPSNFHDQERMASRSVYGLYNTISLGVAGTAMRRFGELSEHDRWALAFYVASIGVPQPEVNEGKHAWETGEARDAFPDLSNLVTLSANEVTERYGENAALAQDHLIAEPQALAATKPSPLAFSRAKLEEALAAYRSGNADLARQLAITVYLEGFELIEASLDNVDFNLRVEIEREMMLLRNSIGSGARSAEVESRIAQLDELLARAEKRLGAGSLSPTTAFVSSLIILLREGVEAILVLAAIIAFVVKTGRRDALPWVHAGWIVALILGAFTWFAATYLIDISGANRELTEGVTALVAAAMLIYVGYWLHGKSYAQAWSRFIRQQVGAALSKGTLAAMALVSFLAVYRELFEIVLFYQPLWVQAAASGRGSVVAGIGVAAILLAAIGFAIFKYSVRLPIGRFFAITSLLIALLAVVFAGHGIAALQEAGVIDVNPVPFVSLPLLGIYPTAKSLAAQAFALALVALTFWLARREGVKPIASKV